The following proteins are encoded in a genomic region of Camelus ferus isolate YT-003-E chromosome 8, BCGSAC_Cfer_1.0, whole genome shotgun sequence:
- the RFPL4B gene encoding LOW QUALITY PROTEIN: ret finger protein-like 4B (The sequence of the model RefSeq protein was modified relative to this genomic sequence to represent the inferred CDS: substituted 1 base at 1 genomic stop codon), giving the protein MDKSLQEEAACAIRLDAFFIALSCAHIFCFDCRQSRIEEWEDLKLTCPICREVTDNRVLEEWQVEELALLISQHGSLLDQSLHISDECWKFXEDITLDADTANSFLVLSDDLRSVQCGKFCQNLKEGPQRFAYQPCVLGTPCFFSGSHYWEAEVGEGKEWALGVCKKSIKRKRKSSFSSEHGFCIISMKAGTIYTGSILETRIPASPGLSQVGIFLDTELEEIKFFDVRNDALIYIYSSFSCLEPLCPFFCPELPGEGGSGAPLIICPPEIHPFLEASCEVNEVFDVRNVRMTQEETVLEDL; this is encoded by the coding sequence ATGGACAAAAGTCTGCAAGAGGAGGCAGCCTGTGCAATTCGTCTGGATGCTTTCTTCATTGCCCTCTCCTGTGCCCACATTTTCTGCTTTGATTGCAGGCAAAGTCGGATAGAGGAATGGGAGGATCTGAAATTGACCTGCCCCATATGTCGAGAAGTCACTGACAACCGTGTTTTGGAGGAATGGCAAGTTGAAGAACTGGCTCTTCTCATCTCACAGCATGGTTCCCTGCTGGATCAGAGTCTGCACATCAGTGATGAGTGCTGGAAGTTCTGAGAGGATATAACTCTGGATGCAGACACCGCCAACTCCTTTCTTGTCCTCTCTGATGACCTAAGGAGTGTCCAGTGTGGGAAGTTCTGCCAAAACCTGAAGGAAGGTCCCCAGAGATTTGCCTACCAGCCCTGTGTCCTGGGCACCCCGTGCTTCTTCTCTGGCAGCCATTACTGGgaggcagaagtgggagaagggaaggagtggGCTCTAGGGGTCTGcaaaaaatcaatcaaaagaaagaggaagagcagTTTCTCCTCTGAGCATGGCTTCTGCATCATCAGCATGAAGGCAGGAACAATCTATACTGGCTCCATCCTAGAAACCAGAATTCCTGCAAGCCCTGGCCTCAGCCAAGTGGGAATTTTTCTAGACACTGAGTTGGAAGAAATCAAGTTTTTTGATGTTAGAAATGATGCCCTCATCTACATATACAGCAGTTTCTCCTGTTTGGAGCCTTTGTGTCCATTCTTCTGTCCTGAGTTGCCAGGAGAAGGTGGTAGTGGTGCCCCCCTGATCATCTGTCCACCGGAAATTCACCCCTTCCTAGAAGCTTCCTGTGAGGTGAATGAGGTCTTTGATGTGAGAAATGTCAGAATGACCCAGGAAGAGACAGTTTTGGAGGACTTGTAG